TAATCGCTGCAGATCTGTCCTCGTTGACCAGACCGCAACTGTGACCCCAAATCTGAAACCGAGCAAGCTGGAAACACTCCGTTACGGGGAGAGacaccggagaagctggggttgttctccttaaatcagagaaggttaaggggagatttaatagttgttcaaaatcatgaagggtttggagAAGAGTAAATGAGAAGAAAGTGTTTCAAGTGAAaggagaggacaccgatttaagataattggccagagatgcgatgaggagaaatgtgtttacgcagcgagttgttctgatctggaacacactgcctgaaagggcggtggaagcagattcaatcgtaactttttcaaaagggaataggataaATACTTCGAAGGGGTGAAATTttcagagctgtggggaaagagcaggagagagggactaattggatcacgctttcaaagagccgacacaggcacgatgggccgaatggcggcctcctgtgctgtatcattccatgagaTTTGAGGTAAAATTCTTGTGGACAATGTCTCTTGTACCAGAAAGGGCCAATATTGGGAGATACCTTGTCACAGTCCGTCTCGGGAGGGACTGCAGGAGATCAGAACTCCCAGCCCCCGACCAATTCCGAGGTGAATTTATTTTTACTAAACATTCTCACGAAAGAAAACTGGTTACAGGGGATGGGAAGGAGCCACTGGCCGAGCAGAGTCCAAGTTCAATAACAAAACTGCTGTCCGCTCTGGGTCAATGGCTGAGGATTGGGAGAGGCCCAGCGTTAAACAGTGGGCACTGGGTTGGGTGACTGACTGAtttccccccaaaaagctgtttggtcaattgaaaatttcaaaaatgaGTAtgtgttatggaaccaaggcaggtaaatggagttgagatccaGATCAGTTGAgatccagatcagccgtgatctgcaatgtaatatctccaagtttgcagatgacactaagttgggtggcagtgtgagctgtgagaaggatgctaaggggctgcagggtgacttggacaggttaggtgagtgggcaaatgcatggcagatgcagtataatgtagataaatgtgaggttacccactttgggggcaaaaacaggaaggcagaatattatctgaatggtggcagattaggaaaaggggaggtgcaacgagacctgggtgtcatggtacatcagtcattgaaagttgacatgcaggtacagcaggtagtgaaggcagcaaatggcatgttggccttcattgctagaggatttgagtataggagcagggaggtcttactacagttgtacagggccttggtgaggccacaccttgaatattatgtacagttttggtctcttaatctgaggaaggacattcttgctattgagggagtgcagcgaaggttttaccagactgatccctgggatagcaggactgacttatgaagaaagactggatcaactaggcttttattcactggagttttaaagaatgagagaggatctcatagaaacttataaaattctgaagagattggataggttagatgcaggaagaatgttcccgatgtttgggaagtccagaaccaggggtaccagtctaaggataaggggtaagccacttgggactgagatgaggagaaacttcttcactcagagaattgtgaacctgtggaattctctatcaaagttgttgaggccagttcattagatatattcaaaagggagtaagatgtggcccttgcggctgaagggatcaaggggtatggagagaagacaggaatggggtactgaggcaatgatcagccatgatattgaatggtggtgcaggctcgaatggccgactcctgcacctactttgtatgtttctatgcttggtagatcaggctcgaggggctgaatgctggCCTCCTATTcctatgaggacaggtgaccaaaatcttggtcagtagtaggttttaaaagaggagaggtttcgagagggaattccagagcttagggcccaggccgccaatggtggaacgatttaaaattggagatgctcaagaggccataattagaggagcgcagagatctctgggggggggcgggggggggggcggggaaattagaaatggtggtgggggggggctggaggagattggagatagggagggggtgaggccaaggTGGGATTtgcaaaccaggatgagaattgtaaaatcgaggcattgctagactgggagtcaatgtagggcagtgagcacagggggtgatggatgtgaGTGGGACTTTGTGTGAGCAAGGACATGGAGTGTAGAGAACAAGCTGAGTGAAATATCGGCTGGGTGGCAGTTTCAACCAATCAACAGGAAATGCCCCAAGTGTGAGAATAAGAATGAGCGGATGGGGGTTGGGAGaagggagagtgagtgtatgtgggttgctgggtgggggggagggaggggtgtggggagggtctgtggaggaagcggggggggggatgtgtgtggggaggGTCCAGGGGAGGGTCTGTTGGGGTGTGggtctgtggggagggggggtgtggggggaggggggtgggtgtgtgggtctgtggggggagggtgggtgtgtgggtctgtgggggggggtgtgtgggtctgtggggggagggggggtgtgtgggtctgtggggggagggggaggggggggtgtgtgggtctgtgtggaggggggggtgtgggtctgtgtggaggggggggtgtgggtctgtgtggaggggggggtgtgggtctgtgtggaggggggggtgtgggtctgtgtggaggggggggtgtgggtctgtggggagggtggggtgggtctgtggggggagggggagggggggtgtgtggggggagggggggtgtgggtctgtggggggagggggaggggggggtgtgggtctgtggggagggggggtgtgggtctgtggggaggggggggtgtgggtctgtggggaggggggggtgtgggtctgtggggaggggggggtgtgggtctgtggggagggtggggtgtgggtctgtgtggggagggggggggtgggtctgtgaggagggcggggggggggggcggcggcggcggTGTGTAAGCTGCACCGTGGGCTCCGGCCTCGGTCTGTTTGCAGCCTGGTACAATGAGCCGAGCCGGGCCCGAGCCTGGGATTGGCCGGGGTCCCCCGGAGAACCATTCCCAGCCCCCGCTCTCCGCGCCTTCCCATTGGCTGCCTGGAGTCAGCTGACCGGGTGATTTCCGCTGTAAATCCTGTCGGCACGGTGAGCAGGATCAGCAGCGAGGAGCCGAGCCCGCGGCGGCCCGCCCGGCCCGGCCCACAgcacagcccagggcccagggcaGAGGTAACACCGAGCGGGCCCGGCCAGggccgcccctcccccacacacaggccTGGGGGGATGGGCTCTTCCAGCCTGATTCACACGGCTCCTGGTCACAGGAAACCCTGCTGTGACCCAGAGCCGTCAACCCAGCGCCGAGCTCCTCCCCTGCCTcgttccctcgctccttccctctcgcgcgctctccccttccctctctgtgtgtgtgtgtctctttcttctctctgtctctccttctctctctcctctcttgccctcgctctcctttctcttcccccggtcactggggtacagtactggtgcgtacaggtctgtcactgtataactggggtgcagtactggtgggtacaggtctgtcactgtataactggggtgcagtactggtgggtacaggtctaacactggggtatagtactggtgggtacaggtctgtcacgaacacgggtatagtactggtgggtacaggtctgtcacgaacactggggtacagtactggtgggtacaggtctgtcactataacacgggtacagtactggtacaggtctgtcactgtataacactgatgatGGGAGGGAGTGCTGAGCGGGTGTATTGTGCGGGGGTGATGGTATTGACCTCGGCAGTGTGGTCACATTCACCGATGCCATTCCCGCGCTGTGCCCACAGACCCTGAGCCCGGCTCTCGGCCACAGCCAACCTGTGGGTCTCCCTGGCGTGCCCGTCTAACGGTGCCCCTTGCGCGGGCAGTAAGTGAGCCACCCTTGGGATCGTGGCTGGGACTGTGCACTGATCCTGCGCGGTATAAAAGGCGTTGTCCGCGAGTCCATGCTCCAAACTGGGCCGTCTGTACACGGACTTCAGCCCACATGAATTGTTCTCGGAGAATTCTTCTGCGGCGGGTGTTTATGTGATTGCGATGGTTTACGCCGCTTTGAGGGAAGGGACCTCACTATTCCCTTCCTGTTCCCCCTCTCGGGGATTCAGTAATGAGACCGTGCCTCAAGCAAGGGCCTGTTGAGAGCTTGGACTGAAGCTGTCAGCAGGGTATGTGCCAAGGGTGTGATCCACGCTGGCTGTGATCAGGTGCAAGTGTCCCTATCCTGGGGCATTGTACCCTGTTTCCCCCTCTGTACATAACCAGCTCCGCTCCAATCCCCCTGGGCTGTtgaaaggacaggcagaaaggaaaagaggtggagtagctcagttaataaaggatgagatcggtgcattagtgagaaacggtaTTTGGCTCAGAAGGTCAAGATGTTGAAAGGGGATGaggaaaacgtcactggtgggcctattctatagaccccctaacagtagctacgctgttggatggagtataaatcaagaaataatggaggcttgtaataaaggaatagcaataatcatgggtgattttaaccttgatattgattggataaagaaaattggccagggttagccttgaggaagagttcatagatggtatccgggatagtttgcttgaacagtacattgcggaaccaaacagggagcaggctatcttcgatctggtgctgtgtaatgagaccggattaataaatgatcttgtaataaaggatcctctaggaatgagtggttgaatttcaaattcagttggagggtgagaaagttggatctcaaaccactgtcctgagcttaaataaaggagactacaaaggtatgagggcagagttggctaaagtggactgggaagataGATTAAAGTGTATGACGGTTGAtgtgcaatggcagatatttaaggagctatttcacaactcgcaacaaaaatatatcccaatgagaaggaaagactaagagaagggataaccatcgtgTCAAATTAAGGAaacaagggatggtatcaaattgaaaacaatgtggccaagactagtgggagaccagaggattgagaaacttttaaaagccagcaaagaacgactaaaaacaaaataagagggaagatagattatgaaagtaaactagcacgaaatataaaaacagatagtaagagtttctacaggtagataaaaaggaaaagagtggctaaagtaaatgttggtcctctagaggatgagactggggttttaataatggggaacagggaaatggcagagacattgaacaaatattttgtgtcgggcttcacggtagaagaaactaaaaacgtcaatagtgaataatcaaagggcgatagggagggaggaacttaatacaatcactatcactaaagaagtagtactcggtaaaataatgggactaaaggcggacaagtccccaggacctgatggcttgcatcctagggtcctaaaagaagtggctgcagcgatagtggatgcattggttgtaagctaccaacattccctggattctggggcggtcccagcggattggaaaatcgcaaatgtaacgttcctattttttttttttttaaaaagaggcagacaaaaagtaggaaactatagacctaaaTCTgtcgtgaaaatgctggagtccgttattaaggaagcagtagtgggacatttggaaaagcataattcaatcaagctaagtcagcatggttttatgaagggaaatcatgtttgacaaatttgctggagttctttgaggatgtaatgagcagggtggataagggggaaccaatggatgtgtatttggatttccagaaggcattcgataaggtgccacataataggttcttgcatggggttgggggtaatatattagcctggatagaggattgactaactgacagaacacagagagtcgggataaatgggtcattttctgattggcaaacagtaactcgtggggtgccgcagggatcagtgctgggaccccatctatttacaatctatattaatgacttggatgaagggaccgagtgtaatgtagccaagtttgctgaggatacaaagatgggtgggaaagccaattgtaaggaggacactaaaaatctataaagggatataaacaggctaagtgagtgggcaaaaatttggcagatggagtataatgtgggaaatgtgaggttatccgctttggcagaaataattgaaaagcaaattataatttaaatggagaaaaattgcaaagtgcagcagtatagagggacctgggggtacttgtgcatgaaacacaaaaagttagtctgtaggtacagcaagtgatcaggattggcctttattgcaagggggatagagtataaaagcagagaagtcctgctacaactgtacagggtattagtgaggccacacctggagtactgcgtactgttttggtctccgtatttaaggagggatatacttgcattggaggctgttcagagaaggttcactcggttgattcctgagatgagggggttgactcatcgtcatcatcatagccagtccctcgaaacgaggatgacttgcttccacgtttttaaaaaaaaaaaggatgcgTTCCCAAGTGTTTCGAAAGaaaaacccgaactacatcctgaagagtggaagatgcctgtgcgtggattgttttaacgcgtggtgaccattgcacaccagccaccacacgggcttgacagagctaggtcttggtccagtggcaagggttaaccaagacaactggagaccagctctgctgcacggacccagtgcgcgcacatatcagtgTGGGCAGCCCCTGGACCCGAACTCGCGCCtaacctgggccccgatcacatccctctacaatctctcgccgctccttctacaagacctcgctgctcctgctgtatctgcccgcgctccaatcaccgacctgaaccgtgatgacgtcactcttcgctgccgtcgccctcctgcaccagctcgcgctgtaccttgccgtggtacaccacactgctcccaggccgccgctcaccgctcctttttgtAGCTCCGACCTGCCGCTGAGGTTCTCTGAGGTAGGGGCCTCCACGAGATTatggtctaattgaatgatggtgcgggtccgaggggctgaatggtcgtcTCCTGTTCCCAAGTTCCTCCCTGTTAATGGGGCCAGCAACGGGGGAGGGAAGGAGTCACGGCAAGTACTTACTTTTTTAGTTGACTTATGAAggtcggttgggcctatattcattggagttcagaaaaaggagaggtgatcttatcgaaagatctAAGATAAtgtggggactcgacaaggtggatgcagcgaggttatttccactcatcggggaaactaaaactaggggacatcgggcccaaatttggccagtacagatttctggcccaCTCGCCAGAGATGCGCTGCTCTTGTTGAACTTCAAgggtgccaaaaatcttcaggccgagtttggccgctgccCAGCCTCTcctgcatgcacagtagctcctagcCCCCGGAATCTGAGTGTGAGatacaggctgtgtgggaggggccgatgctcgccgtccctatcccaggccgagtggcctgccacacaggccggccactgccCTATCCACGCTGCGGGCTACAAGACGGGTTGGTGGGTGGGGAGAGCTTTgagcggtgggaggggaggggaagagttttgatctggcgggAGGGGGCTCCCGGGGTGGGCCCGCTGTagatctcttctcttccccctcccaccccgttACGATGCTGCGTTCAATACCCCCAGCCCCCCACCTCAGCCTGCCGTGTTgagccctctccctctttctccccccccccccccccccaccaatcctgGGGTTCAGATGCCGCATTCTCCCGCAGCGAGTCCTGCATGGCCAGCCGCTGCTAAGATTAGTTgagggtaggatttacttcagttctttattcatttaattatttacttcagttttttttattgaatgcttattactttttgtgctgtgtttggagctttaaatgtagttacttgtgccgattcctcaactctaggtaaggtttttctgtgcggtcagaagtggcaacatatgctggcctaagttagtttggagcaactatttgctggccaaactcgcttaaatggccaaaaccggtgtaagtgtctgggggggaaaaaaaaacttaaaaaaaaaacttaactaactcacttaaaatggttagaattgcaactaaaaagatactccagaaaaatcaagttgccccccaaaaaaacagagcaactcctggggaaatttgggcccattgggcagccccttattctgagacatttaaaactgagatgaggagttgcaaacctgtggaggctgggtcattgaatatatttaaggcagagatagacaatttttgagcaataatggagtaaagggttatgaggagcgggcggggaagtggaactgtgtccatgatcggatcagccatgatcttattaaatggcggtgcaggctcgaggggccgtatggccgactcctgctcctatttcttatgttcttttgttctaggAGTCAGTTGGGGGGGATTGTGTGCTCCGCCTTGGGAAGAGCTATTCAGTCAGCCAGAATCAACCTCCACCATGGCCACGAGTGTGCATTCTTCTAATTCTACCCTTGAACTAGATTTCATTTTAGAAAATAAGAACCTTTTTGCAGGGTTGCTGGGCAACCAACAGTTGTCTATTGGTTATAGACCTAAATCTCTCCGGGCGCAATGGTTACCCACACCAGGATCAATCTGTCTTCAATAAATCGATGCAATGAATAATTATAGTTctgaataaatagtgactctgtacagttagtgagtgaccttcCCTCTgaatgctctctcgctctctcgctatcTCGCGCTCCCGCCCCTTCCAAATGCCATGCATTCTCAAAACCTATTTGCTGTGctttctctgcccccccacccccgggcgatCACTCCTTCAGCTCCAGGTATCAAAGTGAATGGCCTCTTCTCTGTGGGAGAGAGGGCCTAGCGTTGGCCTCTTGACCACGGGAAACGTTGCCAGGGTCACACTCACTCTTCCCAGCCTGGCCCTGCAGGAAGTGAAGGGGCTGCTGCTACCAGCCCGTTGCATTCGACTGCCAGGATCCCAGCCCGCAGTGTGGGCGATTTGCGTTGGGGGCCCCGGAGCGGGGGTCGCTCGCTGTGCTGCCCTCTCTCCCTCCGGCCGGCCGGCCTTGGTGCCGTTTGAATGAAATTGAGCGGCTCCCATGGGTAAAGCTGTCGAATAGTCGCTGGCTGCATGAGGAGACTGCCGCCCCTCGCTGGTTTGCTCGTAAGCGTGCCGGGCACTGACTTCCTCGCCATTCCTGCGCCTGCTCCgtgctgccccctccccccacctcgcagCGTGACCAAAGGAAAGGTCCGCCCCGGGGCCTAGTTTTGTACCAACCCCGATTGACGGGGCTTGGGGCAGGAATGGCCAGTGAGCTTCTCTGTACAGGCCGAGAGCCTGACCCCGGGAGtgattctcgccccccccccccccctgcccccgtgtcTCTTGCCGCTGTTGGCTCCGGCCACGTTTTACTGatatttctttccttctcttttttttttttgtctCCGATTTTCCCCCGCAGACCCCTGACGGAGATCGGACTGGACCGCGCCGCACCGCAGCATGCAGTCGTACCGGGAGCAGAGCAGTTACCACGGCAACCAGAGGCTGCTGCACCAGGAGGCCCAGGAGTCTGCCCGGCTGGCCGAGTACGGCCAGCACCAGCCCAGCCAGATGTTCGGCGCATCGGCCGGCCGGCCGCTCGGCGAGGCCTGTGACCAGCAGCTGTACCCGGCCCTGCGCCGGGAGCCCACCGCCGACTACTACTACGCCCGGAGCAAGGAGCTGGCCGGCCCCCAGGCCCAGCGGCGGCTGGTCGGGCCCCTGCCCGCCAGCTATGGGGCGCAGCAGGCCGGCGGCTACTCGGTGCAGTACCTGAGCGAGGGCCAGTGGCGGGCGCCCCTGGCCGCCATGCCGGGCTACGGCCAGTTCGAGCCGGACGTGTACGGCGGCCAATTTTCACCGGGTGCCGGACAGCCGCAACAGCTGCGGCATCCGCCCTTCCCGGCCCCCCCTGGctcccagcagctgtcccagccccCACTCTCCGCTGTCCAGCTGGCCCACCAGTCCAGCACGGCCCTGTTGGCCAAGTACCAGCAGCGGGCCGCCCAGTACAGCGCCCCGCAGTTCCCAGCCCcggcctccacctcctcctcttcctcctcctcctacccGTCTCCCCAGGGCTACGGCCAGTCCGCTGGCCAGGCCTTCGATGGCTACCACATGAGCGCCAGCACCCAGTGCGACGGCTACATGGTCAACGCTGCCGCCGCCCCCGGCTACGGGGCCCAGCCCGCGTACGGCTACCAGCCGGCCCTGGCCAAGCCCTGCTACGAGCAATCGAAGGCGGCCCAGGCTCAGCCCCACACCCTCCACCCCCTGCAGTACTCCAAGGTGGCCCTGCTCAACCAGCAGTTCGCCCCCTACTGCTCGGCTGACATTCCCGCCAAGTCGCCCATGCCGTTCCACCAGAACTTCAGCCCCGGCTCCAacccctcacccaccacccccgtGGCCCAGTCCCCCTCCTGcagctccaccccctcccccctcatggTCACCGGCGGCGACGGCCTGCAGTGTGGGCCCGCCGCCATGGGCCTGGGGGTGAGGAGCCGTGTCCTGCAGCTGCTGCCCCAGCCCAGCCCTGCCCCCGCCGGCCTGATGCCCAGCCCCGGCTCGCAGGCCGGGGCCTACGAGGGCTTCGGGCTGGAGGGGGCCGAGAAGCGGGCCTCCGACCTGGGCCTCAGCAGCCTGACCGCCCTGAGCTCGCAggtggccaacatccccaacacggTGCAGCACTTGCTGATCTCGGACACGCTGGCTCTGCACCGGCGCCAGGCTCGCCGCTCGTCCGCCGCCAGGCCGGGGGGCCCCACCGAGCACCTGGGCCTGGAGGAGCAGCTGAAGTCACCGCGGGCCGAGTCCCTGGACGGCGGCTGCTCCAGCTCCTCCGAGGACCCTGGTGAGCGGGTCCGGCAGCTGAGCGGGCAGAGCGGCTGCTCGGAGCGGGCCTACAAGGCCCGGCGCCTGGAGCTGCCTGGTCCCCTCGGCGATGGCCGGCCCCTCTCCAAGGAGGAGCTGATTGCCCAGCTGTGCCAGGAGGGGAACGGGGTCGCCCTGGCGACGCTGGCCGAGCCGCGCGGCGAGAAGCCGGTCGGCGTCATCGTGTCCCGCGAGGCGATGGTTGGCAGGGGCGACGCTGTGGGCGCCGGCCGGCACGAGGACCCACACTCCAGGCCCGCCGTCTTCCCAGCCGGCGGCGAGAAGGCAACCGGCCGCAGCCAACCGCCCGCCAACGCTCGCGGCGTCATGGCGCAGCTAACCGCCCAGAACGGGAATGGTCTGGTGCACCAAGGCCAGCTGGTGCTCGGTGACCCCTTGGCTGCCAGAATGGACCCCTCCTCCAAGTCTCCCAGCTGCCTGGCCTATGGGTTTCGGGACTTGCCCAAGACTGATGGGGGTTACCATTACATGCAGTACCCGGTGGCCCCTTACAACCAGCCGGAGGCCGACCAGTTCACACTGGGGGACAGGAAGCACCTCCCGGCCAAGACCGAAAAGAGCCACAGTTTGCTCCAAGAAGCTTTGCAGGCCAGCTACCACGGGCGGAAGTTCCACCCCGGCTACGCCCCTGAGCTCCAGTATCTGGGCTTCATGGATGCCCCGGTGCAGCCTGGCTACCCCGCCCGGCAGATGGTGGAACTAACGCGCAAGGACGTGCGCGCCAACCCCGTGGCCTCCCCCTCGGCCTGGGGGGACGGCAGGCTGCCGGAGCCGGGCTTCGGCGCCGAGCCGAGCAAGGCCGAGCCGGAGGCCCAGCTCGACGGCGTGATGTCGGAGCGGAAGTCGGTCATCTGCGACGTCTCCCCGTCGAGGCCGTTGGGCAGAGGCTCGGTGCCGCCGGACTGTGGGCACCCGCACGACGGCGGCTTTGGCCGGGGCGTCGGGTCTTGCAAGGCCGGCCAGTCGGTGATCCAGTCAGGCCTTTTCGCGGCAGGGGAGGCGAGAGTCAAGGACGAGGCGGACCTGGCCCACGGTCAGAACCGGGCCGGCGGGCACCGCGACGGCCTGGGCCCCGGGGCCCCCTCGCCGCCCCACTGGAAGTACGAGCACCCCGAGCTGGCCAGGGGCCCCGCCCTGGTCACCACCGCGTTGCCCCCGGGACCCGCCGCCGGCAACTTTCCCCATCAGGCCCTGAACAACCGGCCCTCGAGGGCCAGGCGGCCATACGGCAGGGGGGCAGGGCGGGCCGGGTCCAGGAGGCGACCTCCGGCAAGGGCGGAGGACCAAGTTCTCCTGGCCAGAGCAGCGCTGGTCAAGCAGGAAACCGGGCTGGAGCTGCGCGAAGCTGGGCCCCTCCGCCACCACCACCAGCCGCCATTCGACAAGGCCGCCTTGTATCCTCTTCCCGCCAACTCCGACACGCTCTCCGCCCTGCTGACCAAGCAGCTCCACGCCCCCCTGGCAGGTCTGGAGTCCGAAGCTGCCTTGAGGTCCCCAATCCCTTCGCACTGGCAGGTGCTGGATCCCGATTGGACGAGCGCCCCTGGCCGGAGGGAGCACCCCGGGGAGTTGTGCAGGGCCGGGGTTCCCAATGAGCCGAGAGTCTATTGCGCCGGGCAGCAGGAGATGGGCGGCCACCTCTCGCTCCAGGCCCAAAGCCCCAGGTCGGACGAGTGGTCAGCGGACGCGGACAAGCTTGTGCTGAGAAAGCCAGGTGACCCGCCGGGCCCGGAGGACCAGTCCGTTCAATCCCC
The DNA window shown above is from Pristiophorus japonicus isolate sPriJap1 chromosome 19, sPriJap1.hap1, whole genome shotgun sequence and carries:
- the tcf20 gene encoding LOW QUALITY PROTEIN: transcription factor 20 (The sequence of the model RefSeq protein was modified relative to this genomic sequence to represent the inferred CDS: inserted 1 base in 1 codon), which gives rise to MQSYREQSSYHGNQRLLHQEAQESARLAEYGQHQPSQMFGASAGRPLGEACDQQLYPALRREPTADYYYARSKELAGPQAQRRLVGPLPASYGAQQAGGYSVQYLSEGQWRAPLAAMPGYGQFEPDVYGGQFSPGAGQPQQLRHPPFPAPPGSQQLSQPPLSAVQLAHQSSTALLAKYQQRAAQYSAPQFPAPASTSSSSSSSYPSPQGYGQSAGQAFDGYHMSASTQCDGYMVNAAAAPGYGAQPAYGYQPALAKPCYEQSKAAQAQPHTLHPLQYSKVALLNQQFAPYCSADIPAKSPMPFHQNFSPGSNPSPTTPVAQSPSCSSTPSPLMVTGGDGLQCGPAAMGLGVRSRVLQLLPQPSPAPAGLMPSPGSQAGAYEGFGLEGAEKRASDLGLSSLTALSSQVANIPNTVQHLLISDTLALHRRQARRSSAARPGGPTEHLGLEEQLKSPRAESLDGGCSSSSEDPGERVRQLSGQSGCSERAYKARRLELPGPLGDGRPLSKEELIAQLCQEGNGVALATLAEPRGEKPVGVIVSREAMVGRGDAVGAGRHEDPHSRPAVFPAGGEKATGRSQPPANARGVMAQLTAQNGNGLVHQGQLVLGDPLAARMDPSSKSPSCLAYGFRDLPKTDGGYHYMQYPVAPYNQPEADQFTLGDRKHLPAKTEKSHSLLQEALQASYHGRKFHPGYAPELQYLGFMDAPVQPGYPARQMVELTRKDVRANPVASPSAWGDGRLPEPGFGAEPSKAEPEAQLDGVMSERKSVICDVSPSRPLGRGSVPPDCGHPHDGGFGRGVGSCKAGQSVIQSGLFAAGEARVKDEADLAHGQNRAGGHRDGLGPGAPSPPHWKYEHPELARGPALVTTALPPGPAAGNFPHQALNNRPSRARRPYGRGAGRAGSRRRPPARAEDQVLLARAALVKQETGLELREAGPLRHHHQPPFDKAALYPLPANSDTLSALLTKQLHAPLAGLESEAALRSPIPSHWQVLDPDWTSAPGRREHPGELCRAGVPNEPRVYCAGQQEMGGHLSLQAQSPRSDEWSADADKLVLRKPGDPPGPEDQSVQSPILSRRRIRSFISPIPAKRLCPDSKARDGEVQSVPPHNSNPPQRRASLSPSQKPEFGLDPPPTADEKYSPSGSVSPAASLASPGKTKTLPPRKGRGLKLEAIVQKITSPNSRKFPAPGALDGACDSLTLEDILSVKGGGWECGALAAVQPGDAVRADPLEEARAAGHGGACETARADGSQIGGPPPSALHHPESKPCGAPCSRPGSPGRQAGAGPVGMAHKAEGGSVKGYFPSGKKRGRPXGSINKQKRHRPEGVVVGERPAAATTVTAEVGEEPEETAKRKPKPEGKKPPPHLDRRRKRLVGPAVTPPEPEAPPKHATRAAGRRRGEAQDRAFSPYVLLETKCEATLLCTIINTQDEEQHRAQGGVKGHPGPASAPPPSCVGKALPASSHMVPGPLVMESATLGLLVCCLCGKCANHRDLGDLFGPYYPHQYAGTLPKNPPPKKMMPAQSRVKVRHKSMPELRKTSQSEDEGKEVGSVPGHSRFKRRHNSEDCTPTWASPRTSKGHRRCYCCEKTSSVDFRTQRLKSELGSQVELQLPQLPLDPKELWIHEACVLWASGVYLVSGRLYGLQEAVEMARETKCSHCQEPGATLGCYCKGCPLNYHYICAMEADCFLNEENFSMKCPKHKHRAAKCNSTEQSERG